The DNA sequence TCCCCTGAGGGAATGCATACCTGAGCAGAAAAACAGGCTGCAGCACACCGCCCctccatccacacacacacatactgcgGAGCATTACTGTGGCCTGAAGTCACCAGGGGAAAACACACCCTGCCACAAAGAaatggtacacacacacacacacccacccacacattCATCCAGCCACTGTAACGCACACACCAAAAACATACTGGGTCCTATGCAACCTTGTGTGACTCACGCTCGTGGCTGGCGCTTATATCCAAACGTGCAATTTTCTCCAAGATTGTTATTTTTCACGGTAGATGCCCAGCGCCCGAGCCCCAATGACAAGTCTGTAATAGGAACAATAAAGGGCCCGTCTCCTACTTGTCCGGATCAGTTTTTAAAACACGTCTGCATGTCCCGGCAGCTTCCGTGCGGTCGGGACAAAAATGTGACGGGAGAAATAAAGGAACTTTTTTCCCCGCAATTCCCAGATCTTCGGACACCGTGTGACCTCGGGTGGCGGTCGGGAACGGCGGCGTCGGGACCAGATTACAATCGTCGTCGCGGCACTACTCGTACTCATGTGGCTGTCGTCGTGCCCGTTGTTCTGTTGCCGCTCCGCGGGTCGCTCGACCCCTTTCATCCAGTTTACTCTCGCTATCTACCCTCTGTCGCTCCATCTCAACCCCACCGGCCGAGGCAGACGGTCGCCCCACAGAGCCCGGGCTGTGTTCGAGGTTCCTTCTTTAGAGGTTCCATCAAGTGCCAAGTGCTCGCTCATGTGGTTCGGTTGGTTTTCTatcaaatatataataatgcaTGAGGAGTATGGTTCTTGACCTGCTCAAAGCGTCTTCGAATGATTTCTGTTGTGAATttgcgctgtataaataaaactgacttGACTTAGTGTTTGGGTTTCGCATTTGTCCTGTGGAACAGCAATGAGGCAGACAGTAGTGGACAATGTGAGGGACACGAAAAGTAAACTTTTCTCACCAAAGAATTCCTGACGGTTCTCCACAGCGGCGGGCCCGAGCTCCTCCTGAGCTTTGAGCGGGGCGCCGCCGGCCGACGTCGGTCCCGGTGCCGCGCCGGGTTTGGACTGAGCGGTCAGCGCCGCAGACTGATCTTTCAGCATCAGGCCCTCCAGGAGACCCCCGCCCTCGAGAGCCGCGTCCCTCAGAAGAAGCCGGGTCAGCTCTTCCTGGTAGCGTGTGCCGGGCAGGTCCGAGTGGCGGCTCTTCTCGGCCGGCGCGACGCCCCCTTCTTTGCCTCTCGCCCCCGACCTCTGCTCGTCCCACCACTCCGGGCCCACCCGGTAGCACGCCGCGGCCGGACTTCCCACCGCCGGCGGATAGGAGTGCCGGCTGTCGTACGCCCCCTGACGTAGCCCGCCGTCCAGGTATTGAGTCCAGGCCTCCACGGGGGTCCTTCCGTACACTGGCCCCGTCTGCGAGGAGGCGGTCTGCTGCTGCGGCGGGAGGGAGTACCGAGAGTCGTAGCCCAGGCTGATTCCGCTGGTTCGGTTGCTGCTGCAGCGGCTCCCCATGGGGCTGCCGCCCCCTCCGCCTCCGCTGGCCGTGCTGGAAGCGAAGCTGGACCGGGGGCTGACCAGCACGGACTCCTGGAGGCTGAAGGACGAGCACGGGCTCAGGGCGGGCCCCGGCGGGTACAGGAAGCCGTCGGCGGGACGGTGCGGCGGATGAGAAAGGGACGCGGGTCTCGGGCTCTCCCACAGTTCGCTCCCTGCGCTCAGGCGTTTGTAGAATAAAGCCTCCTGGAGGGAAAGCCGCTTGTGTCTCTCGGGTTCCGACAGGTAGCCCGTCTCGGCCGTGCCTCTGGGAGCCGACCCGTATCCGGCGGTGGCCGGgtacggcggcggcggcggttgGGAGAGGAGCTGCTGCCTTCGGACCAGCTGCTGGAGCTCCAGGGAGTAGCGGCGCTGGTTCAGGGACGCCTTGTGGCCCGGAACGTCGCACTCGGGGCCCGGGCCGGACTCTCGCCTCAGGTGGGAGTCCAGTCCTTCGCCCAGGTAACACGAGGCCCTCTGCTGAGGGGAGCGACGCCTCAGCGGGGCCAACGTGGAAGGGTGAGGCGCTTGGTCTCCGTCTGGCTGCACGGACGACGGCTGAGGAAGCTGAGAGGGGGACGTTCCCAGACCGGGACCGCCGCCGCCGTTCCCGTTGCTGTTGTTGGCGTTCCCGGCCGGGTCGTGCTTTTTCTTGGAGCCGCTGAACTTGACGCTGCCCGAGTCGGTCAGCTTCAGTTTCTCCAGCAACTTGCTTATCGGTCGATCCATGGCGAAGACCGCTTTTTCCTGCCGTTCCTAAACCTTCAAACGCAGCTCAAAGAAATGAGCACCCTGAAATGATTTCCAGCAGAAAATACATAGAAAGCTAGCTGAATAAGACCAAGGAGGGCATCGGGAGGACTCCTGCCATGACTTAATCCTTACTGCTTGGCCGTCATGTGGACAACCTACAGGCGCAGGTCGGCTCCGCTGGACTAGTCAGAAGAAGCACACATGCGGGACATTTCTAACGGTGGAGGGCCTCTTTTGTGGCCCCTCGCGTGGCTCCACATCTGCATCGTCCCCAAGTCTTGCTTCGATCTGCTTTTGGCTCAGTCTGCTGGGGAAGTCGACTTCCTCTCATTGGCTTGCAAAAGAAAAGGAACAAATACTAGACTCGAGACAACAGATCCGTCTGTGCACGACTCACCCGACTCCTGCCATTCATCCagggaataaaaacaaaactcactCGTCGTCCTCAGAAAACGGAGGCATTGCTCGATCCCTTCCGCTAGCGGGGAAGTTCGGAAAGAGAAGGAAAACTCTGTTCTACCGACTGGTCTCCGTCTCAAAAGAGCCACTCGGTATCTATAAAATCCCTCCCTGTGTGCATTGCACGGTCGacaactttctttctttctttcttcccctAAATAATGACTTACCTCCCCCTCTTTTTCTACAACAGTCAAGTCCACTACGAGTAGGTTATCTAATTCCGTTTCGGGATTTTCACACTAAACCTGCCGTTGCTGGCGTCCTCTTGCAACCAAGCGGACTGTGGCGCggcgtgttttattttgaaggcggGACTGTGACTCGGGCGTTCCGTCGCGGTTTAGCGTGACTCTCCTCGTTTTCTTTATCAGTCAACGGCGGCGGCTTGTAACCccctttctcccccccccccccgccccccccttgcgaactggaacacctcacctcaTTTAATACTAGTCctaattttgtattattgtgtCATACACCGCTTTCCGACTTTAATTGACGCGAAGAAACCCTCAAACGTACCGAGGCggtgcttttgtgtgtgcgtgtgagtgagtgtgtgtgtggcactATTTGATTGTACCAGCAGCCTGTGGAATGCGCGGAGGCACACAGTGGAGTGAGGCGGCCGCCGGGGAGAGACGGAGCCCTTCACCCCGAAATCCCCCCGCCGCCGTCGGCCTGCCGGTGCACACGCGCCCCGTTGGCCTCGCCGGCGAGTGGCAACTTGTCTGAAAAGCTCACAGTGGGAATTCTTCTTCAGCCATTCGAAACGAGCATCTAGAACACGCTGGCCTACAACCTAAATTAGAATATTTCTTCCATGAAATGTAACGCCAGTAGtgtattctcttcatttcatttGGCATAtgccaataaaaatatttcacggCTGCACTGATTCTTAATGCCACTCCTATCGATAATAGCAGTTCGGAATCGATATTTATAGAATACTAATAGTAACTTGGGGGTTTTGTCTTCGGAAATGTACTGAAATACTGGGGAAAAATTGTGAGTTAGGTAACaaaattatataatttctgCATTCATTTGGTaattttgacatgaaaaatgagagaatttggggaatgtgaaaagtattttccaataTGTCACAAATGAGCGGAATATTTGATGTTGGAAAGGTTTGATGAATAATTGAACAAGGAGAGAAATATGCAAcgatgagtttaaaaaaaaaaaaaaaagacccatcCCCATTTAAATTGGATTTGTTTTCATAGAAAATATGGGGAACGTGTGCAGTTGGGAAATGGGAAATACTTGTCGGGATGTCTTGAATGACATGaatgttttgactttgttatgGTTTAAAGTATTTGTGGAAGTTTACGAGGACAAAAAAAGTGggagaataataaaatatttgtcttgaatattttaatattatatatattcgCAGGGAAAACGAGTGTTTTTTGACGTCATCTAGCGGCCATTTTGTGCAGTTGCAGGCACGCGAGTGTCTTTTGGCGTCCTCTGACGGTCATTGGGTGTAACTGCAGGCAACATGGCGGCTCCCGTAAGGATGCTATGTTTCCCCGGTGAGACAGACAATGCGTTTCACTTATGTGTTGACATGGCCACGCTTGTTGAGTAGCGTACCGTTTTGTGTGATAGTAACAGTTCGTTTCGTGGGTTTCACCTTTTATTAACCGGCAAACGGTTAACGGCGGTGACGTTGTCTTGGCGAACGGCTAATGTTAGCAAGTGTCGAGAttacattcatttgaacgtCTCCACTCATTTGTTTCttccttttctgttttgttGCAGCGTTAAAACACTGCGGCCGAAGTTTGAGCACGACGCGAGGAGCTCAAGCTGGAGAAAAGTGGAGGAAAGAGTAAGTTGGACTCAAATGTTACTGGGTTGTcaaagttttgtgtgtgtgtgtgtgggggggggggggcatttaaCTACGgctactcacactctgtacttaagtagaagtacagatgcttgtaaaaataaaaaaa is a window from the Phycodurus eques isolate BA_2022a chromosome 23, UOR_Pequ_1.1, whole genome shotgun sequence genome containing:
- the ajuba gene encoding LIM domain-containing protein ajuba, whose translation is MDRPISKLLEKLKLTDSGSVKFSGSKKKHDPAGNANNSNGNGGGGPGLGTSPSQLPQPSSVQPDGDQAPHPSTLAPLRRRSPQQRASCYLGEGLDSHLRRESGPGPECDVPGHKASLNQRRYSLELQQLVRRQQLLSQPPPPPYPATAGYGSAPRGTAETGYLSEPERHKRLSLQEALFYKRLSAGSELWESPRPASLSHPPHRPADGFLYPPGPALSPCSSFSLQESVLVSPRSSFASSTASGGGGGGSPMGSRCSSNRTSGISLGYDSRYSLPPQQQTASSQTGPVYGRTPVEAWTQYLDGGLRQGAYDSRHSYPPAVGSPAAACYRVGPEWWDEQRSGARGKEGGVAPAEKSRHSDLPGTRYQEELTRLLLRDAALEGGGLLEGLMLKDQSAALTAQSKPGAAPGPTSAGGAPLKAQEELGPAAVENRQEFFGTCIKCGKGVYGADNACQALDSLYHTRCFTCVSCGRALRNKDFYNVNGSVYCKEDYMFSGFQAAAEKCSVCGHLILEQILQALGNSYHPGCFRCVVCAKALDGVPFTVDQHSNIYCVADYNKTFAPKCAACLQPILPTEGSEEILRVVSMNKDYHFECYHCEECGKQLSDKPGSQCFPLDSHLLCHPCHMSRACSAATHN